The Dysidea avara chromosome 13, odDysAvar1.4, whole genome shotgun sequence genome includes a region encoding these proteins:
- the LOC136242582 gene encoding eukaryotic translation initiation factor 4 gamma 1-like, which yields MATEKLDEDLQCFHFSEASNARRIPRRVELRRAEHPWIRPSKLDVELSQTERETQELFRKFVSILNKLTPQKFETLANQALQLAIDTEEHMKGCTDRIFIAVCSGPHFSVVYAQLCRVLSKITVEVGTGPESTKKSFRSLLLNKCQQEFEKDKESDETFTELRKKVEEAATLEEKKQLEEELEEKDYHVRHNHLAIVRFIGELFKVKMLSEEIMHECIRRLLQNTRDEEALECFVKLMFTVGKDLDHAKGHGLIQQYMSRVDFIIKAGMISSRIRFLLLDVLELRNSNWVPWREGNNPKKIDQLHEEAEMLRQFAIHTGPRIGGQQKSRK from the exons ATGGCTACTGAAAAATTGGACGAAGATCTTCAATGTTTTCATTTCTCTGAG GCAAGCAATGCCAGGAGAATACCCAGACGGGTTGAGTTGAGAAGGGCTGAGCATCCATGGATTAGACCATCAAAGTTAGATGTTGAACTTTCTCAAACTGAGAGGGAGACTCAA GAATTGTTCAGAAAGTTTGTTAGCATATTAAACAAGTTGACACCTCAGAAGTTTGAGACACTTGCTAACCAAGCACTGCAGTTGGCCATCGATACAGAGGAACATATGAAGGGCTGTACTGACAGGATATTTATTGCA GTATGTAGTGGACCACACTTCAGTGTGGTATATGCTCAGCTGTGTAGGGTATTGTCAAAGATTACTGTTGAAGTGGGAACTGGACCTGAATCTACAAAGAAAAGTTTTCGTAGTCTATTACTTAACAAATGTCAACAAGAATTTGAGAAGGACAAAGAATCAGATGAAACCTTTACAGAGCTGAGGAAGAAGGTTGAGGAAGCTGCTACCCTAGAGGAGAAGAAACAGTTAGAAGAAGAATTGGAGGAGAAGGATTATCATGTACGTCACAACCACCTAGCAATCGTCAGGTTTATTGGAGAACTGTTCAAAGTCAAG ATGTTGTCTGAGGAAATAATGCACGAATGTATTAGAAGACTGTTACAAAATACAAGAGATGAAGAAGCATTGGAGTGTTTCGTCAAGCTGATGTTCACTGTTGGTAAAGATCTGGACCATGCGAAAGGACAT GGTCTAATACAGCAGTACATGAGTAGAGTAGACTTTATTATCAAAGCTGGGATGATCTCATCTCGGATAAGATTCTTGCTACTAGATGTATTGGAGCTAAGAAAC tccaactgGGTACCATGGAGAGAGGGCAATAATCCTAAAAAGATAGACCAGCTACATGAGGAAGCTGAGATGTTACGTCAGTTTGCAATCCATACCGGTCCTCGCATAGGAGGCCAACAGAAATCACGAAAATAA